GGGAAAGAAGACCCAGTCTTTGGAACAACGATTTATGAACGCGATGGACGTCTTTCTCGAAGGATGCGCCGCGTCTGGCGCGGCCCAATCGCGAGCTTCAAGTCCCCATCGCAAAGCGCGACTTCGCGTGAGCAACAAGTAGGAGCGAAGAGGAGATAAACGATGGCGCGGAAGACGATCGGCGATGCGTTTGGCGGCAAGGTCACGACCCTGGAAGAACAGCGCGCAATCTGGCTCGATGCCTTGCACCAAGATGCGATCTGGGAGGGGCCGACGTTCGAGATCCCGGTCGCGATGATCGGGTTCGAGGCGGTGAGCCGTTTCATGGAATATCTGCTCAGCGTGGTTCCGCGCTTTAGCACAAAACCGGTCGGCGTGTATCCCACGGCCGATCCAGACTCGATGATTGTCGAGTCGTCCGGTGGCGGTGATACCGTTGACGGCGGCCGCTATACCCAGCGCTATTTCACACTGA
This window of the Candidatus Binataceae bacterium genome carries:
- a CDS encoding PhzA/PhzB family protein, with the translated sequence MARKTIGDAFGGKVTTLEEQRAIWLDALHQDAIWEGPTFEIPVAMIGFEAVSRFMEYLLSVVPRFSTKPVGVYPTADPDSMIVESSGGGDTVDGGRYTQRYFTLITTKNGQAFRMREYVNPFQTYKAFGKERWERVTGEIAAKHNRPWPASQPPDPITLPPLR